catctatgggatcgcacagagtcggacacgactgaagcgacttagcagcagcagcagcagcatgctgtatCAAGGTTGCTGGCATCCTGCCATATCACTTAACCACTAAACTACCATTGGAACAGCCCACATGTGTTCTATAGGACGGATGGAATGGTTGGTTCTCTGTTGTTAGCTAGTGCTTTGCCTTAGTAACAAATATGTGAGGccttttctgggggaaaaaatgggcaggagttccctggtagtccagtgattaacagcccacctgccagtgcagggaacacaggtccCATACCTGCTTccggaagattccatatgctgtagAGCAGGTAAACCCACGCACTACTAAGCCCACACGCTGTAACTAGTGAAGCCCGAgtgccccagagcccaggctttgaaaaaagagaagccaccacgctgagaagcctgtgcaccacacctAGAGACTAGCCCccaactcactgcaactagagaaagcccacacacagcaaggaagacccagcacagtcaaaaatatataaataaaataaatgctttaaaaatgggcAGTGAAATTGAATAgactttctccagagaagatacaGGTAGGGTcaataagcacaggaaaagacGCCCGAAAGCAATGAAAATTGCTTTTCagcaaaaagcaaatcaaaactacaatgaaatgcCACTTCACACCACTAGGATGgttataagagaaaaagaataaaaagcatcAGTGAGGAGGTGGAGAATTGAAACTCTCacacattgctgatgggaatgtaaaatgatacaggcATTTTATAAACCACTCTGGCAGTTAAACAGAGAATTACCAAGGgactcagcaattccaccccTGGCAATATCCAAgcgaaatgaaaacatacattgaCACAaaaatttgcatggaaatgtcattatttccttatctacaatagccaaaaagtagaaaccaCACAAGTGTTCATCAgctgaagaatggataaacaaaatgtatctACACGATAGAATATTACTTGgctgtaaaaagaaacaaagtattgACCCATGATATAATGtcaatgaaccttgaaaacattatgctaactgaaaaaaGGCAAAGGCAAAAGATCTCACTTTGTGTGAGTCCAattccccaggtggtgcagtggaaaagaatccgcttgccaacgCAGGACATACTGGAGTCGGagatacacaggttcaatccctgggtcaggaagatcccctggaggaggaaatggcaacccaccacaaTATTCTGGACTGGAAAATtttagggacagaggagcctggtggactacagtccatggggccctaaagagttggacatgactgagagtgaACATGCATGCAATTATGTAAATGTCTAGAATAGGGAAATCCATAGTGGTATAAAGCAGATTCCTGTAGCCTAGGGCTGGGGAATGGGGAGGGAATGGCAAGTGACTCCTAAGAGTAAGGGGCTTCTTTCAGGGGCGAAGAAGGGAAAGTTCTCAATTTTATGGTGATGTTGCACAACTGTGTCTatatgctgctcctgctgctaagtcacttcagtcgtgtctgactctgtgcgaccccatagacggcagcccaccaggctcctctgtccctgggattctccaggcaagaacacgggagtgggttgccatttccttctccaatgcatgcatgcatgctaagtcgctttcagtcgtgtccgactctgtgtgaccctatggacagcagcccaccaggctcctccatccacaggattctctaggcaagaatactggagtgggttgccatttccttctctaatgtatatatatatgtatgtatgtaaatgtagtttaaaataaacattgaatTGTACAACTTACATGTGTGACTCGTATGGCATGTGAGCTATaacgttttggtttttttttaactgacattCCCCTTTATAAAAAAactggctgtgcttggtctttgttgtGGCCCTCAGGGTTtcttcctgttgcagagcacagggctcCAGAGTAAGTGGGGATGTGGGTTTCTGTGTCCCACcccatgtgggatctcagttctttgaccagggatcaaacccactcccttgcattggaaggcagattctcaaccactggaccaccagggaagtccctgtgaacCATATCTTAATTaaacttattaattttaattagcaaaataaaaattctaattgGGCTCAactgtcacctcctccaagagcTCTCTCTCCTAATATAAACCCTCCAGTTTATCCTCTTTCAGGATATCTTTATATCTTTACAGCCTGACTTCGTgagttctttccttttccatcctGGGTCTCCCCTCCAGAGGAGCCACTTTTTTGCCTAAACAAATTGCTAAGCGCAGAGCTTCCAAAGGTGGGGCTGCCCCTTGATCATTTTTAGCAGCCCCAtaaacccccaccccccaagcccCAAGCCCTACTCCGCCTCAGGATCTGTACTGGAAACAAGCAGATGGGGTTTGAATATTTGCTACTATGAAACACAGATCAGATCCTCCcataataataattactattCCATTGCTTAATGAATGTTTAGTGTGTTTgctaagtgtgtctgactctgtgattccatggactgtagcccatcaggctcctctgtccatgggatttaccaggcaagaatactagagtgggttgccatttccttttccagggtatcttcctggcccagggatggaatctgcatctcttggcaggcagattctttaccactgagccaccaggaaaacctttAATGAATGTTAGCACTTGTTAACTGCTCTGTACCTGGCCTTTCACACAAGTTGAGTGTGAATGAGTGTTACGTGCTCAGtcccatccaactctttgcgacctcatggaccatagccagccaggctccacttaaggaattttccaggcaaggatactgcagtgggttgccatttcctgctccatgggatctttccgacccagggatctaacctgtgtctcttggcgGGTGGATACttgaccactgcgccacctgggaagccagtatgGTAAcattactaggaaaaaaaaacaccagtactatttccattttgggcttccctggtggctcaaacggtaaagaatccgcctgcaatgcgggactcctgggttcgatccctgaactgggaagaccccctggaggagggcatggcaaacccactccagtattcttcctgctgctgcaaagtcgcttcagtcgtgtccgactgtgtgtgaccccatagacggcagcccaccaggctcccccgtccctgggattctccaggcaaaaacactggagtgggttgccatttccttttccaatgcatgaaagtgaaaagtgaaagggaagtcgctcagttgtgtccgactcttcgagaccccatgggctgcaggctACCCATGGGGTCCTACCATgggtaccaggctcctccgtccatgggattctccaggcaagtattcttccatggggtcgcaaagagtcaacacgactgagcgactaagcacacattcccattttacagaagagaacgCTCAGGTCCTGGAGCCTCATCACCGGGACGATGATGCACACAGATAGATGTAAAGGCAGGAACCTGGAACCGGCCTCCGAGACCGCCCAGTGTACCTACAACTCCCGGCATGCCGCGCGCACCGACGCTCCCTTACGCCTCGCTAGAACAGGAGGCCTAGTTGCGCTGCGTCTCGGGAATTGTAGTCTCGCCGCAAAGGGAGGCCGGGCTCTGAGAGGTTGGTGGATCTGGAGTTAACGAACAAGCAAATCTTATTGAGCTCGGGGCTGAGGAGCCAATGGGCTTGCGGCATCTAAAGGGAGGGACTTCCGGCCGCGAAATCAAGGTGAGCGGCTGCGCGAGGGCGGCCACTTCCTTTCCGAGGGTGGCGGCGGTCGTGGGTAGAGCGCCATGAAGGCCTCAGGGACGGTAAGGCTGGCGCGGTGGGGCAAGGAGTCAGAGAATGCGACGCGGACTGAATCGGGGGCTGCGGGAGGAGGCATGGGACACCCGGGGAGTGCGCGTTCCGGTTAGGGCCAGTGCGCCGAGGTCCCCAGTTGCGGCCAACATGGCGGCCACTGCGGAGCCGCGTGGGGAGGCCAGAGCGTGGCCCGGGCCGGCTCGGGAACCGCGGGGTCCGGGGAGTCCGAGTCTCCTTTCCACAGAAAGAGACAAATTGAGCGGCGTGGAAACACGCGCCACGGGACCTCATCGACCttccgagcctcagtttctccttttgcGAAGTGAATATGGTGCCAAGGGTGGGAGTTGGCGGGCAATAGTGTTGTGTTTTCTTGGTATGGCTGtaagagaagtagaagaaaattaTTATAACTCGGGGCTGACATGGGGAGTGGGAGTCTTAACCGCTGTGGCAGGTGCTGGGCAAAATCAGCGTTAGGGCTCAGAGATGGAAGAGTAGACCCTGCGGAGAAGCATTTTGGGTGGGTCATTCTCAGCTTTCCAGCTCCAGTTTGCACACTGGAAAGGGGTCCGATCGCATCGGTCCCTTCCTGAATGGGTGGTCTGGGAGGCCGATGAGTCAGATTGAGAGGTTAAAGTAAGAATGGAGTTTGTGATGTTTGGGGTTATTTTCTGCTGACATTAATTAGTAAAATGGTGATGAGCCATTTTGTGGAGATGGCTCCTTTCTACTGTATCCCAGGATTTGAACGTAGCAGATATCATCCCTGTTGCATCTGTACAAACAGAGAGCTTCTGCTTGGGAGTCCAAACCTCTTGGACTGCAACTGGGAAACTGAGACAGCTGCAAGTCATGACCTAAGTCCGGGAAACCCATAGCTGGGCAGGGAGCTGGATTCTTGTCCTGATTCTGCCTGGAGTTGGCTGTGAGATTCCCAGCCGGTCAGTCTCTGGAGTCCCGAATTTTCATTTTGACAGGTTGTTGTGTACTAGATGAGGTGTTGGAGGAAGGAGGCAACCCCCGCCTCCCCCCGGGTCTATGCCTAGCTAATGTGAAGGGAGAGAGGGGCTGAGAGCCTCACCCAGCTTTCCTGAGCCAGGGCAAAGGGCATTCAGGCACCTGGGTTAATCCTCCCCACTCTCACTCCTTTTTATGTGGAAGGCTTGGACACTGGAATGACCCCCAGTCACCCAGATATCCCAGGAAGGCGCTGGGGTGGGACTTGACCCTCTCTATCCCCTGATCCGGTTGTCAACAGGCTTGGGGAAGGGAGCAGAGTGAGTCTCCGCAGTCGCCTCTAGACTTCGGGTGCTGGTCCCCACCTCAACCACTGTTTCTTTTTTAGCTTCGAGAGTATAAGGTGGTGGGGCGCTGCCTGCCGACCCCCAAATGCCACACGCCACCCCTCTATCGCATGAGAATTTTTGCGCCTAATCATGTTGTTGCCAAGTCCCGCTTCTGGTACTTTGTGTCTCAgttgaagaagatgaagaaatcCTCGGGGGAAATTGTCTACTGTGGACAGGTATGGGGTGTCTGaagctgggtgggattggggtgAATTTACACTTTGCCATGGGGCATCTGTCACCCTTCAGAGTTAGCAGACTTTACAGCCTCTGATCCTGTTCCTTTGTAGTCTTCATGCCCTACATTAGGATGGGTTAGGTGGCTTGGTGCCCTTTACCTAATGAGAAAACCCTGggcttcatctgtaaagtggagggGGCGGTGCTGGACTCTGCACAGTGAGGCTGCATTGGGTAACTGATGGTTTTATGGCCCAGATGGTCCCAAGAGAATTGTTGGTTGGTTGGGGGGATTCCGAAGTTTTGTCGGTCCCCGTCGGGGGAGCATCCCAGCCTGGACTGCCCTGCATCCCTCTGGTTAGCGTGGAGATTTCCCCTCAGGTGCCTGAAGGTGCTGGGACTGGGAGACGGGCAAGAGAGGTCCAGGGACTGGACCATCCTTCGTAGCTTTGGAGGCAGAGGTTCAGGAATGGTGGGGGGCCCTGGTCGAGGCCCACTTGTTCTATCCTCAGCCCGTGTCCTCTCCTTGACAGGTGTTCGAGAAATCCCCCTTGCGAGTGAAGAACTTCGGCATCTGGCTGCGCTATGACTCCCGCAGCGGCACCCACAACATGTACCGGGAGTACCGGGATCTGACCACTGCGGGCGCCGTCACCCAGTGCTGTAAGCCGCCGGGCCTCTACTTTAGACTCAACAGGGCAGGCACCTGCAGCTCAGTCTGACACTTCCCTGTCAGACAGATGCACAGGAAATGCAAGAGGCTTCTTGGGCTAGGGGGCAGTCCTCAGGGATCGAGGCAGGGGAGGTATTTGCTTTGGGTTAGGAGTGGAGAGGATGCCCCAAGTGTGCCTTTTTCTGGAACCTGGCAATAAGTGGACTTGGGCCGGGGGTGGGTGGAGAGGAGGGGGTCTGGTTCACCAGCACCAACTGTATCTGAACCTCCTCTTGAGGTTTAAGGTCAGCCCTTATATAGATGCAGCTACCTCCCAGAAACCTAGTCCAGCCCCTGTCCGGGGATGGGACCTGGCATTAGCAACCCTGGGTGCTCCCAGCGTGTGTCACCTGCCGGGACCAGAATCCAAGCACCTAAACCCAAGAACTGCTGTTTCTTGTAGCAGTGGTTTAAACAGAGGTGCTAACAGCAAATGTTACCTCGTCGCCTTTGTGGGGCTGCAGCCGTGCCCCTCAAAGTGAATTTGGAGGTTCTACACACTTGGTAGCCGGAGCCTGCTGGGGCCagatgctttggctatttggtcCCCGAGtgccctccttccccacccatgATGGAAAAGTGTACACATTCACCCTGCCCCCTGCTGGTCTCTGCAGACCGAGACATGGGCGCCCGGCACCGAGCCCGGGCCCACTCAATCCAGATCATGAAGGTGGAGGAGATCGCAGCCAGCAAGTGCCGCCGACCCGCGGTCAAGCAGTTCCACGTGAGTGCCCTCCGGGTCCTGCTGGGCGGGCTGGGCTGAGGGGGCTCTcttggaacaccagactggtctGGCAGCTCCCCCAGCCTTCGGAGATGCAATGAGGCAGCGGGTTTGACGCAGGAGCCCAGTGGGGGGTGGCCACACCTCAGTGGTCCCTGGGAGACAAGGTTAAGAGCCTTCCACCACCGCCACCCTCCCTTACCTGCCTCTTCTTGTCCCAGGACTCCAAGATCAAGTTCCCACTGCCCCACCGGGTCCTCCGTCGCCAGCACAAGCCACGCTTCACCACCAAGAGGCCCAACACCTTCTTTTAGGTTCAGGCCCTCTGTCCCCAGGGCTGCACAAATAAAACTTAGTGGGAAAACTGAGTGCCCATATACACTTCTTGTTTTCTTTACACACCCTGCAGAACTCAAAAGGGTGCAGCCAAGCTGTGAGTGCGCTGGGGGGGGGTCCTCTTCTCCTTGAGTAGGGCCCCAGCACTGGATTCTCCCTAAGGGGAGGTGGTCTAGGAAGGGCAAGCTCCTCCCCACTCAGCTCTCTTCATTCAGTGCCGTCAGGCAGCTCTGCTGTGAGCTTCGGGGTGTGCTGCAGGCCCCAGCTTTGGCCCCAGATCTGGTTTGCCTGCCATGTTATACGTATTTCTCAGCTCtgtgccaccccccccccccccatcattTCTTGGTGGTAAAAGGACAGCTGCACCCTAGGGGAAAGCCTGTGGGTTTGATTCTATTCTAGGTGTGATCTTCCCTACCTAGCCTCCAGTCCTGTTGTAGATCCTCAGAGCAGGCACAAGGGGGCGCCCAAGAGCGTTGTGCGCCTGCTATGCTAGCTTGTTTCCCCTCCGCCAGCTGGGGGCCCCTTGAATGAAGCTGTCCTAATCCCACCTAGGAGGCCACGGTCTCTCAGCGGGCATCTGTCTACTTGaggcctggggaattccaggcATGAAGCTAATCCCACCCTGAGCTCCTCAACCAGGAGGCTGAGGCACAGCTAAGAATTCAGTTCTTGGTGGTGTCACCTTGGACAATCCAGGCACTTTGTACCTTGGTGTCATCCTCAGAAGATCAGGGCACTGACTAGACTTGCTCAGCTGCCTTGGGGAGTCACTGTTCTGCAGGCAGTGGATACACAGGTCAGTCAGGGCCTGCCTTGTCTTCCAGAGAACCGTGGATGGGGAAGAAGCTG
The DNA window shown above is from Bos indicus x Bos taurus breed Angus x Brahman F1 hybrid chromosome 7, Bos_hybrid_MaternalHap_v2.0, whole genome shotgun sequence and carries:
- the RPL18A gene encoding 60S ribosomal protein L18a isoform X1, which encodes MKASGTLREYKVVGRCLPTPKCHTPPLYRMRIFAPNHVVAKSRFWYFVSQLKKMKKSSGEIVYCGQVFEKSPLRVKNFGIWLRYDSRSGTHNMYREYRDLTTAGAVTQCYRDMGARHRARAHSIQIMKVEEIAASKCRRPAVKQFHDSKIKFPLPHRVLRRQHKPRFTTKRPNTFF
- the RPL18A gene encoding 60S ribosomal protein L18a isoform X2, whose amino-acid sequence is MRIFAPNHVVAKSRFWYFVSQLKKMKKSSGEIVYCGQVFEKSPLRVKNFGIWLRYDSRSGTHNMYREYRDLTTAGAVTQCYRDMGARHRARAHSIQIMKVEEIAASKCRRPAVKQFHDSKIKFPLPHRVLRRQHKPRFTTKRPNTFF